Genomic DNA from Taurinivorans muris:
TATAGTATTCTTTTTCAAAATAAATAATTTTGTCGTACAATTCGTTGGGCAGCTGAATTTTGATGCGTATCATTTTACACCTCTTTTAATAATAGTTTTTATAATATTCTAAGGTCATGGGCGGTTCTTCGTCCGTACATTCAATTTTCTTTGGCGTGCAAAAATCACTGTTCAGGCAGTAAAGTTTTTCGGTTTCTTCCAAATGTTCCTCTATGGCCTCGATAATGACTTCTTTTACGGGGATTTTTCTGCACTCTGCAACCTGTTTTAATCGTTCCAATACTTCTGTTTCAATATTGACAATAAGTTGTTTCATGTTCTCCTCGCTTATTTCTTTAGGACGGTTTTGTTTTGTTCGATTTGTTCCTGTTCCGTAAGATAGATTTTTTCCAGTTCTTCAAGGTGCAGGCGTATTGCTTCTTGGATATAAAATGTTTTGCTGCGGTCGGTGCGTTCCGCAAGCCGTTCCAAACGGGCGTGCAGTTCGGGTGTCAGCCTTAATGATGTGGAATATGCTTTTCTTTCTTGGTTGGTTTTGAATCCGCTGTTCATGCTTTACTCCGGTAAGCATTATTGTGTTGCTGTGTATTATAAGTGTATTACATGTAGTACACTTATATGACTATGTCAAGTTAACTTTATGCAGGGAGGAGAGAATAGGTAATTAAGAAATATTGCGTTGCACCGACAGTGCAGAAAATATTGATTACAGAATTGCTTGAACGATGCAGAACAATTTTTTTGATTGAGGATATAAATTTTTTGTGGGGAATAGTGTGGGGAAGATAAACAAAAAGGACTTAGAATTTTCTCTAACTCCTTCAAATTTTTGGCGTCCTCAAGGGGATTTGAACCCCTGTTGACGGCGTGAAAGGCCGCTGTCCTGGGCCGGCTAGACGATGAGGACGTATGCCGTGAAAAGTCTTTTATGTGATATTGCATGCTTTGTCAAATGTTTTTTTTTTTTTTTTTGAGAAAAGGAGATATTTTGATAGAGTTGTTACAGTAGATGGGGTTTTCAACATCAATATTGATATTGATGTTGAAAAGGTCATCCTTATTTGTTTGATGTTACTTAACCTTTTGGCATAACTTTAAAAAGTAATCGCTTGATAGCTTGATGTAATGGAAAAATATTGAACGTTATGATGAAAAAATATAGTCAGACTGATTATTGAACGAACGGATATATTATTGACTTTTTATTGATAAGAAGATAAATAAGTTGAATAAAAATATAAAGAAGTGTTTATGAATATAAATAATCTTATAAAAAAATTTAAAGAAGATGAAAGTATAGCCCGTGTTACCCAAAACAATCTGAGTAATTTTTTAAGTTGCAATGAAGTTGGAATTTCTAAAATAATAGCGTGGCTGCTTGATTCAGAAGAGACGCATGAATTAGGAAATAAATTTTCAAAAGCTTTTATAAAACAGTTAAATAAAAAAGCAAAATTAAGACTAAGCGTTAATGCCTTAAATAAAGCTATTATTGTATGTGAATATCCTATTCGGCACAACAACCAAAATAGGCGACTAGATATTCTTATTACAACTGATGAGCTATGTATTGTTATTGAAAATAAGTTTGGCTGTAAAGAACATAATAATCAATTAAATTGCTATAAAAAATATTTTGAAGATGCGAGAAAGAAAAAACAGGTTTCTTCATATTTTGTGTATTTAGACGTGAATTATGCTGAGAGTGGTGAAGAAAATACTATAAATTCTGATTGGATAGCTCTAAATTACGATTGGATACTTGACTTTTTAAATGAGAATATTCAATCAGTCGCTAAAGAAGCAAAGCCGGTTTTGTCGGAATTTCGCGCAATGATTGAAGCGCATGATCTTTCTGATGATATTGACGAGTTATGCTTAAACCATCATGAGTTGATTGATGAAGTGGAACAGATCAGGCAGGAAAAGGTAACGAATTTTATTTTTAGCAAAAGTTCATTTAACCTTGAATTATTTAAAGTTTATAAAAAATACCAATGGATATTTGATTGGCTTATTTCGCATAATAAGTTTTACCATAATATAACTCTGGCAAATGATGTATGCAATTCAATAAGATATAAGAATACGGTTAAGTATAATATTACAAAAAATACGATTGAATTTACGCATAGAGATACGTATGATTTTGCGGAAGAACAAGATATATATTGGGGAAGTTACATTATATTGAAAACTGTTGAGCATGAGAACAGGTATTCATTAAAACTTTATTTTAATCTTGAACAATGCGATGAAAATAAAAAAGAAGAAATAAAAGAAAAAATTTATGAGTATAGAGAGAAAACAATAGGCTCGACAGCAAAGCGTGTTTTAGTTTTAGAATATGAAGATGTGAGCAAAAGAAGTTTAGCTGATAGATTTGACGAGCTTTTTTCAATACTAAAAAAATTGCAAAAAGTATACGTCATCAAGTAAAAAAAAACAGAAGTTAACAAGCAGTTATTGGCTATTAGTAAGAACATCTCATTCATATTTTTATAGAAAAGCATGCGGGAAAATACCCTGCATGCTTTTTGCAATCCGAATTATTTTTTGCGCTTTTGCTTGGAGTGTTTTTCCTTTGGGTTTTGTTTGGAGTTTTTGGCATTTTTTTCATTTGTAGCGCGCTGTGATTTTGTTTTTTTTGATTGATATTTTTCTGATTTATACTTTTTTGCTTGCCGATTTTTATTTTCATTTTTATTGTTGCGGAAAAGGGTGCTTCTGCCTTTTGCTTTGCGAGGAGTCACGCCCATAAGGATTAAATCAATTTCAAGGCGGGTGATGTCCACAAATTCGATTTGCACGTCTATTTCGTCGCCAAGCCTGTATTCGGCCCCTGTGCGTTCTCCGTAAAGGATTTGTTTGGTTTCGTCATAAACAAAATAGTCGTCGCCCAGTTTTTCCATGCGTATCATGCCTTCAGCCATGTTTTCCCGCATTTCTGCAAACACGCCGAAATTGCTCAATCCGCTGATAACGGCTTTAAAGGTTTTTCCGATGGATTTTTCCAGCATCAAACAAGAAAGCCTGCGGAATACCTCACGTTCAGCCGTTTGGGCGGTGCGTTCCTGCTCGTTGCAACTATCCGCAATATTTTCAAGGTATTCCGGATTGAAAATGGAATGGTTTTTGTCGAAAAGTCCGAGTTCCGCTTTGAGGCTCCTATGGACCATAAGGTCCGCATACCTGCGTATGGGCGAGGTGAAGTGGCAGTAACATTTTGAGGCGAGCCCGAAATGAATGTCCAAAAACGGACTGTAACGCGCCTGCATCATTGCCCGCAAAATCATGCGGTGGGCGAGATAATTATTTTTCGCAATGCTTGCAAGGTGGGTATGTTCATCGGTATCGTCCGTAACGTTTTGTTTGGGATTTTCAAGTTCCGCATTATGTCCGTTCGTATTTTTTTCCGCAATTTTTCTTATGGAGCTCAAACTGTTCAGAATTTGGCTGAGCCATGCGCTTTCGCCTATTTTGTCGGGTGTTTCGGCAGGCAGGATTTCTGCCAAGCTTGTTTGTCCGAAAATAACGGAAAGATTTTGCATGCGTTCAGGCGCAGGAGCGGGGTGGACACGGTAGAGGCAAGCAGCCTTTTTCTTGTGCAGAAATTCGGCGACAGCTTCATTGGCGCTGACCATGAACGCTTCAATAAGCTCATGGGCGAAAAAATGAGGGCGCTTTTCAAGGGCGATCATGGTATCATTTTCGATAACGCATTGTTGTTCCGGAATTTCCAAATTGAGCGAACCTGCTTTATGACGTTTTTTGATAAGAATTTCAGCCAGTTCCTTCGCCTCAAACAGCATGGCGCCGACTTCCTCCGCAATGGCGGGGACTAAAGCGTTATTTCTTCCGGCGTCGTATAATTCCTGCACGGCATTGTATGTAAGGCGAGCCTTGGATTTCATGACGCCTTGTCCGAATTCCGTATTTTTGATTTGCCCGCGGACGCCAAAGCTGATTTTTGCGAACATGACCCTGTGTTCTTCGTCGGGGCGTAAACTGCACAGTCCGTTTGAAAGCGTTTCCGGGAGCATCGGTTCGACAGAATGAGGAAAATAATAAGAATTGCCGCGGTGTTTGGCTTCCTTGTCAAGCTTGGAATAGGGGGTGACGTAGCGCGACACATCGGCAATGGCGACAATAAGATTATAACCTTGGTCCGTTTTTTCAACAAAAACAGCGTCGTCAAAATCGCGGGAATCTTCTCCGTCAATGGTGACAAGACAAATATCCCTTAAATCCGTATCTCCCTCTTCCAAAGGAATACGGAGTGTTCGCCGTTCTTGTTCCGTTTTTAAAAAGCCTTCGGCAAGAGCGATGTTTTCCGCCTCGTTAAGAACGTCGTCAGGAAATTCCGTAGGGATATTGTTGCTGATTTTGGTAATGCTTTCCTGTACGGAAACTTTGTTTTGTCCGCCGAGGAACTTCTGCGGAAAAGCAAGCCAAAGGGGCGTATCAAGACTGGAGGGCAAGCGGTTTTCAATGCGGACTTCCAACAGGTCGCCGTTTTTGAGGATTTGATTGTTCTCTGCCGTGATTTCCTGCAAAAACTTTTCCGTAAGGGGAATGAGCACGGTAAAATTGAAACGGCTGTCCGTCGGTTTTGCAAGATACGCATGTTCGGCAAGATGTTTGATGTGTTTCAATTGCTGCTTATTCGCGTCTTCTTCAAGGCGGACCGTCAGTGCCGTATGGGTCCTTTCCAAAATTCGGGTGACTTTTCCCTCGCGTCTTTTATTGAAAATTCCGTGCGCGTTCGCTTTCGGGCGGGGCATAAGAATGACTTCAACAATATCGCCGTTCCATGCGTCGCCGAGGTTGTGCTCCGGAATATAAATATCTTCTTTGATTTGTGGAAATTCTTCTTTGCTGACAGTGACGAAAGCCGCTCCGGAACGCTGCACCGCCAACCGCCCCTTTAAATGGCTGAGGCTGGCGCTGACGCTGTATGTCCCGCCTCTTTGACGGGTAATTTTTCCCTTTTCCACAAGTTCGTGCAGCAGGGAAAGGACTTCTTTCTTGGAGCGACGGCTTACTTCCGCGCGCCGTAAAATATCGTCAAGCCTAAGCGGGTGGGGAGTTTTTTCCAGAATGGAATAAATGAGTTCGGAGGAAAATTCGGATTGTTTTTTGTTTTTTGAATGTTCCTTTTCCGGATCTTGTCCAAAGTATGTCTTTCTCTTTTTTGATGTTTTTTTCATAATAAATCTCAATTAATTTCCATTGTTAAAATGTGTTAAAATATTTTCGGCGAACCACGTTTCAAAAGTATGGGGTGTGAACGCGCAAGCATGGAATTGTACGGCTGTTGCAGTGCAATATATTTCTTTTCGTGCCAATTCCGGATGCCGTTTTAGTTTTACAGCGTCTTTTTCCGTGCAGATGACAGGCATATCAAGGGCTAAAAGTTTTGCGGCATGTTTTTCCATGTCGGCATGGTCGGTTAAAAATATGCTTTTCGCACAGGCCTGTCCTAAGAAATTTTGTACACTTTCCTGAAATTGGTAAGGATTGCCGATGCCGGCGATGAGGGCGTACTGCCTGATCGGTTTTATTTCTTTATGAAAGAGCGGTTCCAAACGTTCGATATTAAGGTTGAATACAAAAAGCGGTTTATGGTAAGGAGCAAGCTTGACAAGGCAATGCTGTTTGATTTGTTTCCATGCGGAGGGCGGGCATTTCAGAAAGAATGCGCTTGCTCTGTGCAGGGCTTGTTCGGGTTCCCGCCATGAGCCGAGAGGGATAAGAGTGTTCCAGTTGGATTTTGCATACTCCGCTTTCGGGGTGAGGTCGTCTTTATCAAGCAGAACAAAATTTTCTGTACGGTTCAGGGCAAAATGCTGAAATCCGTCATCCATGAGCAGGGCTTGGATATGGGGCAGGTTTTTTTCAGCATACAAGGCGCTTTCTGCACGCTTCGGGTTGATAATGATAGTCGTGAAAGGATTTTTATTAAAAAGCATGCACGGTTCATCGGGAAGCCGACTATCGTTCATAACGGAATTTTTGTCAAGCACAAAAGGGTAATGCGGAAGTTTGACGCCGTAACCGCGGCTCAGCACCGCACAGTCGATATGTTCCTTATGGAAACGTTTCAGCAGATAATCGATGAGCGGACTTTTGCCTGTTCCTCCCCAAGAAATGTTGCCGACGCAGATACAGGGAATTTTCGGGGTATAGGTCTTGAGAATGCCGTGTTTGTAAAGAAAAAAACGCATGCGGGAAATAACGGCGAATAGCCATGAAAAAGGAAGCAAAACCGGTGCGAGAATGATTTGAAGCCTATGTTTTTGTGCCATTTATAAAACCCCGTGCAAATTTTGCAGAAAAGCCAGCTTTTGATTTTTAGGAAGATTTTTTATGGTTATTTCAAGTTTCAATGCCTGGGATTTTTGCATGAGTCCTTGATAGGCAAGAAGAGTGACGGGGCGGCGGCTTTGCGTATATTTCGCACCGCCCTTTCTTATGCCGTTATGCTGCTGGAATCGTCTGATGAGATTTGCGGTGATACCGCAATAAAGGCTCTTGTCACTGCATTCCGCCAAATAAACGTACCAGTTTTGTTCGTGCGCTGTTTTCATCTTTTTCTTTTTTCGTATTTTTTTATTGAAGATACACAAAAAGGACGCAATAGACAATATGCGGAAAAAGTGAAAAACAGGATTGTCCGCGCCGGCAGGAATAAATGCATACATCATATATTTTAATGGGTTAAAAACAGAGAAAAATAGGAATGTGACGCCGGTGGATCGTGAAGAATATAGCAGGTGATTGATAGGGAATAAAACCGGTTGCAGCATATGGATTATGGGAGTGATTCCCTGCAAAAAAAAACGCATGAAAGAGAAATCCGGTTTTGACGGCTGAATTTTTTGTGAAAAAAAGAATAAAAGATATTTTTATGCTAACTAGCTGAATAGACATGATAAGCAGCCATTTTTTTTAGAAAGTGCGGCTTGACGAAAAAATAATTATTATCTACAATAAATCCGTTATTGGCATTTATTTTTAATTTTAACAAATTTCTTATAAGGAGAGTTTTTTGTTAAACAGCAATTAAGAATAAATTCAATAATAAGTGCATAATTGCGCTTGTAGTGTTGATTTGGTTTTGAGTTGGAGGATTTTAATGAAAGATAACCAATGTCATGGGGAGATAAGAACCCAGCTTGAGAAAAACCTCAGCCCGCTGGAAGTGACGGCTTTGGCTCTTGGTGCCATTGTCGGCTGGGGGTGTTTTGTTCTTCCTGGTATTCGATTCTTGCCTGAAGCGGGTCCGTTCGGAGCTGTTCTCGGCTTTTTGATTGGGGCTGTATTCCAATGTATTGTCGCACTGAATTATAGTGTGCTGATTCGTCCTTATCCTGTCGCCGGCGGCGCTTTTGCCTATGCGTATGCCGGTTTTGGCTCCAAAGGCGCATTTATTTGCGGGTGGGCGTTAGTTTTAAGCTATGTATGTGTTATTGCTGCGAATGCGACCGCACTTATCTTGCTTACCCGGTATTTGCTGCCCGGCGTACTTGATGTGGGACACTTGTATTCCATTGCCGATTGGGAAGTCAATGCGGGCGAAGTCGGCTTCGTTTCCGCAATTTTGCTCCTTTTGGGGTATATGAACTATAAAGGCGTAAGTGCGGCTTCCGCAGTGCAGGTATTTTTAGCCATTGCTTTGACACTTGGTATTTTGGTGCTTGCCGGCGGAACTGCCATATCCGAGACAGCAAGTTTCGACAACTTGAAACCGTTTTTCAATGAAAACCGCGGCGTTTTTGCAAGCATATTAATGGTTCTTGCCCTGACTCCTTGGCTTTTTGTCGGGTTTGACACCATTCCGCAGACCGCCGAAGAATTTAATTTTTCTCCTCATAAAGCTCGTGACCTTATGATAATTTCCATTGTCGTGGGTGCCGTTTTATATTCCGCCATGGTGCTTGCCGTTGCGGGATATATGCCTTATCCGGAACTGCTGGCGCGTAAATTCGCATGGGACGCAGGCTGGATTGCGGACCAAGTTTTCGGACGTTTCGGCGGAATTGCCCTTTGTATTCCTGTGCTTGCCGCCATTTTGTCCGGCATGAACGGATTTTTCATGGCAAGCACGCGTTTGCTGTTCAGTATGGGACGAAGCAAATTCCTGCCCGATTGGTTTGCGGAACTTCATCCGTGTTACGGCACTCCATGGAAAAGCACTCTCTTTATCTTGATTTTCACGCTTATTTGCCCTTGGTTCGGCAGGGAAGCTTTGCTTTGGATTGTTGATATGTCCGCCATCGGTACGGCGCTCGCTTATCTTTTCACCTGTATGTGCGCATATAAGTATTTGGAACAGCATCCGGAAATAGCCCGGGCTGCCGTAGGTAAAATCTTAGCGGTCATTGGCTGCATGACTTCCATTATCTGTTTTATTTTGCTTATTTATCCAAGTTCTCCCGCAAGTATCGGCATTCCTTCCTGGTGCTGCCTTTTCTCATGGGTTATTTTGGGCGGCCTGTTTTATTCCACGAAGCATGCCGAACTTTCTGCAACTCCTCATTCCCGTTTGCGTTATTTGCTTTTCGGCAAGTCTGACTATCATGTTTTGTTTGATATCGATGAAGATGAAGAACGGGCGAAAGAAGAAGCGTATTCAAATTAGTTTCATACATAAAAGAGGTTATTATGAGAATAAGATTTTGGTTGAAAACAGTTGTTGTCGCTGTATGTGTTTTAGGTTTGACCATGCCTGCATTTGCTAAAAAAAGCGCCCAAAAAGACAATTTGGTCGATGTGAAAACCGCTTGGGTCACAGGACAGGAATCTTTCCCGGTTTGGCTCGCCAAAAAACAAGGCTGGGATAAAGAAAAAGGCATGAACATCATTACGACTGTTTATGGTTCCGGCAATGAAGCATTGGAAGATTTTTCTGTGAACAACTGGGCGATCGGCGGTCTTGGCGCCATTCCTACCTTGAGAGGCGCTAAAGACGGCAATATGCTCGTTATCGCCCTTGCCAATGACGAATCAGATGCCAATGCTGTCATGGTTCGCCCCGGAAGCCCTATTTTGAACAAGAAAGGTGTGGCAAGCTCTTATCCCAACGTATACGGTTCTGCCGTGGATATCCGCAGAAAATCATTCATCGTCACCCCTCTCAGTTCCTCCCATTACACGTTGATTAAATATCTCGAAGTTCTTGGCGTAAGCCCGAGGGAAGTCGATGTCAAATTTATCGACCAAGCGCTCGGACTGCTGAGCTTTGAACATGCGAAAGCCGATGCTGCTGTTTTTTGGGCTCCATATACGTTCATGGCAAGCGGAAAAGGCTATGTGACGGCAAGCACGGCTTATGATGTCAACGCGCGTTTGCCGATTTTCATTGTTGTAAACAAAGCCTATGCGGAACAGTATCCTGAAATCACAAAAAATTTCCTGGCAATCTATATGCGCGGCATCCATTGGCTTTTGAACGCTCCCCGTGCCGATGTCGTGAAAGAAATGCAAACATATTACAAAGACGTTTTCGGACTTGATTATTCTGAAACCATGCTTGATTTGAATTTCAACGTCTTCAAGCTCTTTAATTTGGCTAAACAAAAAGAATTGTTCGCAGCCGGCGAAAATGGCGTGAGCAAGGTTCAGGCATGGCAGGAAAGCATTGCGCAGTTCGTGCTTAATTACGGTTCCGTGCACAAGAGTTTAGAAAAGAATATTATCGGCAGCAAATATGTTGTTCCTACCTTTATCAATATGATTGAAGAAAGTGATTTGAAATAGGATAATCGGTGAAACTATGCGTGTTTTAGGTACAGTTATTCTCGGTTTGATAATACTTTGCGTCGAAGTTTATCTTGGCGTGCAAAGTTTTTATCCTCAAGCGCTGCAGCAGGAACAAGCCGATGTTGTGCAAAGTATTCTTGAAAATAAGAAAACTATTGTTGATGAGCTTTCAGAACAGGAGCTTGCTTGGCTTGCGCAAAACAAAGTGATTCAGGTTGGGGTTGACGCGAACTTCTATCCTTTGGAAACCTTTAACGAACGTGGGCAATACACCGGTATCGGCGGTGATTATCTGCGTTTGCTTTCTTCCATGACAGGAATGGATTTTGCTGTGCAGCGTCAGCAAGACTGGGCGACGGTTGAAGAACTTGCCCAATTGAAACGTATTGACCTTTTTATGGCGCTTGCGAAAACCGAACGCCGTGAAGAGTATTTGTCGTTTGCCGAACCGTATGTGAATTTGCCCGGCATGATCATGGTGCCTCGGACAAATACCGCGAGCAATCTGACTTTGGACGATCTGAAAGGCAAAAAGCTCGCTGTTGTGAAGAATTATTACTGGGATGACTATGTCGCCGCAAATTATCCCGATATTGTTCTTGTTCCGGCGCGCGATACGATCAGCGCCATGCAGATGGTCACAAACGGCGAAGCTGATGCCGTGATTGACTATGAATTTAACCTGAATGAAAAAATTCAGGTCGCAGGTATTTATCAGCTGCACACTGTCGGACAAATTCCGTCTGAATTCGGGCACAGCGTTGCCGTGCGCACTGATTTGCCGGAGTTGTTTTCAATTGTGGACAAGGCTCTTGCACAAATCACTCCCGAAGAACGGAAAAGCATTGCGGACAGTTGGCTGAATAAGGCGAAACCCGCAGGGAACGAACGCCGTTTGCAATGGTATTTCTTCTTCTTTACGCAAGCTGTTTTGCTGATACTTCTCCTGATAAGCTTCGTTAAGAGTTTGGCAAGAAAAGCCGCTATCGCAAAGGCTAAAGAAATACGTGCCCATATGGCATAGTCTTCCGTATTTTAAAAAGTCCTGCTTCGGCAGGGCTTTTTTTTAATTTAAATTGACAATATCAAGATATCCTTATATACTATATTGCATATGATGAAAGGAGCAGGTTATGCATATTGGAGAATTGATAAAAAAGCAAGAGAAACCGTTTTTTTCCGTTGAATTTTTTCCGCCTAAAGAAAAGGAAAAATGGAATGATTTTTTTCAGGTTGTGGAAAAGATAAAAGCAATCAATCCGTTATTTGCTTCTGTTACCTGCGGTGCAGGAGGTTCGGGGCAAGATAATACCGTTGAAATCGCAAGCGCCATTAAAAACAATCACGGCATTGAGTGTATGGCGCACTGCACATGCGTACGTTCCGATAAAGCAAAGATTGATGAATATTTAAGTGAACTCCGTCATGCGAATATTGAAAATATTTTGGCACTGCGCGGAGATAAGCCGAAAAATGCGGAAGGGCTTGTCGATGAATCGCTCATGAGCCATGATTTTAAATTTGCTTCCGATTTGGTCGGGTATGTAAGAGAGCGGCATAAGGATTTTGATGTTGCCGTTGCCGCTTATCCTGCTCCGCACCCGGAATCAAAAACATTTTCAGAAGACAGAAAATTTTTAATTGAAAAAATACGCAAAGGGGCGAATTTCGGTATTACGCAGCTTTTTTTTGATAGCCGTGAATACCTTGATTTGCAGGAACGTCTGAAAAAAGAAGGAATTGCGGATTGTCCGATTATTCCGGGCATTCTTCCCATTCAAAGCCTTGCTTCGATTAAGCATACGCTTTCCTTATGCGGCGCGAATATTCCGGGGAAATTCTTTTTGGCTTTGGAAAAAGCCTATGACGAAGGTGGCAACGAGAAAGTGAAAGAACTCGGTTTGAAATACGCTGTCGACCAAATCCGCATTCTTTTGGACAGCGGCGCGAAAGGTATTCATTTATACAGTCTGAACAAAGCGGAGCTTTGCCTGCAATTGGTGGACATGATATAATACGGTGTAAAACCGTATATAAAAAGAGCCGTGTATTCAAATAAATGGCTCTTTTTTTGTCGCTTCAGCATAAAAATATCTGTCGGAGCATTTCCATTTGAGATGAGGAATTTTTTATGCGGGGTAAAAACTTTTATCTCTGCTGCCGCTGTCCGTAAAGCTTGCAAGTTTGCTGACAGCTGAAGCAAGAACTTTCTTCCACTGCGCTCCTTTGCAACACGTTATAATAATTTCCTATATCCCTTTAACATCACATAGCATTATGAATATCATGCGGAAATGCTGCGTGCAGGCGGAATGAAAAAATTTCGATACGAGATTGTTCTTCTTTGGTATTTTTGTCAGTCAAAACCAAAGGGCGGCAGTCGGCGCTTTCTTCATTAAGAATACCGCGGAAAAAGTATCGGGTGTTTTTGCGGACAAACAGGATAAAAACAGTCGAAGGTTAACGTATCCGTATTCATGGGTAGTTGATAACCATGAAAATTTAAAAAATATCAATACGGAAACAGGTTTTTTTGCGCAGACCCTATTGGGGTGATACGGTAAACCGAAATAACGGAAGTAATAAAAGCGCATAGGTAAAATCAACGAAATGGATACAGGAGAGTATTCGCCCAAATAGTACGGTCTGTTTGCGGAAGCTGGGGATATGCAGGCAAAGACAAACTATTTTCAGCTGGAAGCGGTTTGCGGATAAAATGCATTGGGCGGACGCATTCGTATTTTGACATGCAAAGCGCTGTCATATAGGGCAGGAGAAAATCTGCCCGTTTAGCGGATTGTCTTCATTTCAATACGAATATCACAATTCCTGTACATTCATGATACTTGCTTCAAAAAGAAGCGGATTGATTTTTCCAAGCCGCACAAGCACCTCTTGCCCAAGCAGTGCTTTATCCCCGAAAAGCTGTCTTTTCGCGCGCACAAGAATTTGTTCACGCGTCAGGCTTACGGTCACATACATATCATTTTCATCAGAAATAATGCCATGGAAAGAGCAATTTTCACCTTGGCGCTTTGCCTCTTGCTGTATGAATACAAAACGCCAATAACGGGGTCTGCTGCGTTGGACCTGACTTGCAAGCCCGTTATGAATATTGAAATTCATAAGCATGTTTTCCATTTCTTCTTTATTGAAAAGAGGTTCTTGGAAAAAGGTGAAATGCATGATTTGCGCCTGATTCACCAAATCGGCATAACGGCGCAGGGGAGAAGTGACAGGACTGTATGCTTTCAATCCCAAGCCAGTATGGGGTTTCGCCTCGATTTCCGTAAGGGCGGGGCTGAGCAGACGGGCGATTTTGGCTATCTCTTCTGGCTTTTTCCAAATTCCTGCCATTTCTTTTGGAATACCGATGTGCTGTGTCCTGAAAAACAACGGAATTTCATGGGAAACCGCAAAATCGGCGGCAATGGAATTGGCGATGACCATGAGTTCGGAAACAATAAGCTGCGCCTTGGGGCTTTGTGGCATCGGTTCCAGATGAACCTGCGTTTTGCTGCCGGTTCCTTCAAGGTATAAATCGTATTCGTCACGTTCGATGATGACAGCCCCGTTTTCAATACGTTTTTGCATATGCGCTTCTGCAAAAAGATAGGCTTTTTCAAGCAGAGCGCCGTATTTTCGCGCTTTGGCAAGAGCGTTTTCATCGGGAGCATACCGTTCTTCGTTCACAGGATAATGGCAGGAAGACTGCCGCACTGTTTCCTTTGCTTCTTCTATTTGGGAAATAGTTTCAGACAACACGGCTTCGCAGGCAGAATATTGCAGGTTATCACAAACGTGCACACGGGAAAAAGAAATGCCGCAG
This window encodes:
- the lpxK gene encoding tetraacyldisaccharide 4'-kinase codes for the protein MAQKHRLQIILAPVLLPFSWLFAVISRMRFFLYKHGILKTYTPKIPCICVGNISWGGTGKSPLIDYLLKRFHKEHIDCAVLSRGYGVKLPHYPFVLDKNSVMNDSRLPDEPCMLFNKNPFTTIIINPKRAESALYAEKNLPHIQALLMDDGFQHFALNRTENFVLLDKDDLTPKAEYAKSNWNTLIPLGSWREPEQALHRASAFFLKCPPSAWKQIKQHCLVKLAPYHKPLFVFNLNIERLEPLFHKEIKPIRQYALIAGIGNPYQFQESVQNFLGQACAKSIFLTDHADMEKHAAKLLALDMPVICTEKDAVKLKRHPELARKEIYCTATAVQFHACAFTPHTFETWFAENILTHFNNGN
- a CDS encoding PD-(D/E)XK nuclease family protein, with protein sequence MNINNLIKKFKEDESIARVTQNNLSNFLSCNEVGISKIIAWLLDSEETHELGNKFSKAFIKQLNKKAKLRLSVNALNKAIIVCEYPIRHNNQNRRLDILITTDELCIVIENKFGCKEHNNQLNCYKKYFEDARKKKQVSSYFVYLDVNYAESGEENTINSDWIALNYDWILDFLNENIQSVAKEAKPVLSEFRAMIEAHDLSDDIDELCLNHHELIDEVEQIRQEKVTNFIFSKSSFNLELFKVYKKYQWIFDWLISHNKFYHNITLANDVCNSIRYKNTVKYNITKNTIEFTHRDTYDFAEEQDIYWGSYIILKTVEHENRYSLKLYFNLEQCDENKKEEIKEKIYEYREKTIGSTAKRVLVLEYEDVSKRSLADRFDELFSILKKLQKVYVIK
- a CDS encoding GIY-YIG nuclease family protein, with product MKTAHEQNWYVYLAECSDKSLYCGITANLIRRFQQHNGIRKGGAKYTQSRRPVTLLAYQGLMQKSQALKLEITIKNLPKNQKLAFLQNLHGVL
- a CDS encoding ribonuclease R family protein; translation: MKKTSKKRKTYFGQDPEKEHSKNKKQSEFSSELIYSILEKTPHPLRLDDILRRAEVSRRSKKEVLSLLHELVEKGKITRQRGGTYSVSASLSHLKGRLAVQRSGAAFVTVSKEEFPQIKEDIYIPEHNLGDAWNGDIVEVILMPRPKANAHGIFNKRREGKVTRILERTHTALTVRLEEDANKQQLKHIKHLAEHAYLAKPTDSRFNFTVLIPLTEKFLQEITAENNQILKNGDLLEVRIENRLPSSLDTPLWLAFPQKFLGGQNKVSVQESITKISNNIPTEFPDDVLNEAENIALAEGFLKTEQERRTLRIPLEEGDTDLRDICLVTIDGEDSRDFDDAVFVEKTDQGYNLIVAIADVSRYVTPYSKLDKEAKHRGNSYYFPHSVEPMLPETLSNGLCSLRPDEEHRVMFAKISFGVRGQIKNTEFGQGVMKSKARLTYNAVQELYDAGRNNALVPAIAEEVGAMLFEAKELAEILIKKRHKAGSLNLEIPEQQCVIENDTMIALEKRPHFFAHELIEAFMVSANEAVAEFLHKKKAACLYRVHPAPAPERMQNLSVIFGQTSLAEILPAETPDKIGESAWLSQILNSLSSIRKIAEKNTNGHNAELENPKQNVTDDTDEHTHLASIAKNNYLAHRMILRAMMQARYSPFLDIHFGLASKCYCHFTSPIRRYADLMVHRSLKAELGLFDKNHSIFNPEYLENIADSCNEQERTAQTAEREVFRRLSCLMLEKSIGKTFKAVISGLSNFGVFAEMRENMAEGMIRMEKLGDDYFVYDETKQILYGERTGAEYRLGDEIDVQIEFVDITRLEIDLILMGVTPRKAKGRSTLFRNNKNENKNRQAKKYKSEKYQSKKTKSQRATNEKNAKNSKQNPKEKHSKQKRKK
- a CDS encoding ribbon-helix-helix domain-containing protein, giving the protein MNSGFKTNQERKAYSTSLRLTPELHARLERLAERTDRSKTFYIQEAIRLHLEELEKIYLTEQEQIEQNKTVLKK